From Triticum aestivum cultivar Chinese Spring chromosome 4A, IWGSC CS RefSeq v2.1, whole genome shotgun sequence, a single genomic window includes:
- the LOC123082435 gene encoding non-specific lipid-transfer protein EPAD1: MERSRRLLLVAGLLAALLPAAAAAFGPQPGAPCEPTLLAPQVALFCAPDFPTAQCCELGVPVVDLSASVPCVCRVPAEPQLVMAGLNATHIALYSSGLRPGGAHLAAACEAHPPPAAVVSSPLPTHPSPATRRRKDARPPQQQYCAASSPDTTCGVVRPGAHLATASATIPGTPSHHG; encoded by the exons ATGGAGAGATCCCGCCGCCTGCTGCTGGTGGCGGGCCTGCTCGCGGCGCTGCTCCCGGCGGCGGCCGCCGCGTTCGGGCCGCAGCCGGGGGCGCCGTGCGAGCCCACGCTGCTGGCGCCGCAGGTCGCGCTCTTCTGCGCGCCCGACTTCCCGACCGCGCAGTGCTGCGAGCTCGGCGTCCCGGTCGTCGACCTCAGCGCCTCCGTCCCCTGCGTCTGCCGCGTCCCCGCGGAGCCGCAGCTCGTCATGGCGGGCCTCAACGCCACCCACATCGCGCTCTACAGCTCCGGTCTCCGTCCAGGCGGcgcccacctcgccgccgcctgcgAAG CACATCCTCCCCCGGCCGCTGTCGTCAGCAGCCCCCTACCCACGCACCCGTCGCCTGCTACACGTCGCCGCAAGG acgcgcggcctcctcagcaGCAATACTGCGCTGCTTCATCTCCAGACACCACATGCGGTGTGGTTCGTCCGGGCGCGCACCTCGCCACCGCCTCCGCCACCATCCCAGGGACCCCCAGCCACCACGGATGA